In Deinococcus carri, the sequence CGCGGTGGCCGAGGCCTACCGGCTGCTGTCGGCCCTCGCGCCGGGGCGGGTGGACCTGGGCCTGGGCCGCGCACCGGGCACCGACGGCCGCACGGCCCGTGCCCTGCGCGGCGCGGCGGGCCTGCTGGAAGAACCCTTCGAGCGGCAACTCGCGGAGCTGCTGGCCTACGGCACCGGGCGGTTCCCGGAGGGCCATCCCTTCGCGGGAGTCACGGCGGCCCCAGCTGACACGGTGGGCCAGCCCACCCTCTTTCCGCCGCTGTGGCTGCTGAGCAGCAGCGGGTACGGCGCGCGGGCGGCCGCCACCCTGGGCACCGGACTTGCCTTTGCCCAGCACATCAACCCCAGCGTGACCGACGCGGCAGCGGCCATCCGGGCCTACCGGGCCGCCTTCCGCCCCTCCGAGGCGTTTCCGGAACCCCGCACCCTCGTCGCCTCCAGCGTCATCTGCGCGCCGACGGCCGAGGAGGCCGAGGACCTCGCCGCCCCCCTGGGCCTGATGTTCCTGCGGCTCACGCGCGGCGAGGTCGCGCCCTTTCCCACGGTGGCCGAGGCAAAGGCCTACCCCTACACGCCGCACGAGCGGGCACAGGTGGCCGCCTCACGCGAGCGGGTCATCGTGGGTGACCCGGAGGCCGTCCGGACACGCCTGCTGGCCCTGGCGGAACAGACCGGGGCCGACGAGCTGATGCTCACCACGCTGCTGCCTGACGCGGCGGTGCGGCGGCGGTCCTACGCGCTGGTGGCGGAGGCGCTGGGGCTGCGGGGGACGGTGGAGGGGGCGTTTCAGACGGCGTAGGCGTTCTTTTGTATGCAGTGCGCGGTGCGCGGGACGCAGGAAAGGAGCCGTTCCCGCGCACCGCGTCCCGCGTCCCGCCCCCCATCTTCTCCCCCTTCCCGCTATCCTGAACCCTGGAGGCACATTTGCAGGACCCGGAAAAAATACAGGACCGGCTGGTGGCGGACCGCAAGGTGCGCGCCGTCGCCCAGGCGGGGAGCTACGGCACCGAGGAAGCCTGGGTGGGCAGCCAGCCGACCCTGGTGAGCTTCGAGCGCGGCCTGCTCTCGCCCCACACCGAGACGCGGGCGGGCGTGACCGTGCAGCGCTACCCCTATGAGAAACTGGAAACCTGGCGCGACTGGGACACGGCACGCGAGGAGGCCCCGATCGCCCTGCTCGCCACCAGCCGCGTGGTGTACGACCCGACGGGACACTACGGGCGCATCCAGCGCACCCTCTGGAACCTGAACGAGGAACGCCTGGCTGCCCACCGCGAGGACCTGCTCAACCAGGCCGCCGCCCGCCTGGAAGCTGCCCGTCACCACTTCACCGGCCCCGGCCACGGCGCGCAGGAGCAGCTTCTGGCGCTGGCCGAGGCGCGCGCGGTGGCGGTGGACCTGCTGTACCCGGCGCTGCTGACCCATATTCACGGCTGGCCGGAGTTCGAGATTCGCCTGCCCCACGCCTGGCGGGCCTCGGCCGGGCTGCGCTTTCCCAAGGCGATTTACCACCTCGACAGCCTCTACGGCTTCGGTGGGGAGGCGGAAGCCCGGCGCGTGCTGCTGGCCA encodes:
- a CDS encoding LLM class flavin-dependent oxidoreductase, translating into MSAPASPLPLSVLDLVPVPTGQGAPAALRDTLTLAQEAERLGYHRYWVAEHHNMRALAASVPAVVLAALSQVTSRLRLGAGGVMLPNHAPLAVAEAYRLLSALAPGRVDLGLGRAPGTDGRTARALRGAAGLLEEPFERQLAELLAYGTGRFPEGHPFAGVTAAPADTVGQPTLFPPLWLLSSSGYGARAAATLGTGLAFAQHINPSVTDAAAAIRAYRAAFRPSEAFPEPRTLVASSVICAPTAEEAEDLAAPLGLMFLRLTRGEVAPFPTVAEAKAYPYTPHERAQVAASRERVIVGDPEAVRTRLLALAEQTGADELMLTTLLPDAAVRRRSYALVAEALGLRGTVEGAFQTA